The following are encoded together in the Geobacter sulfurreducens PCA genome:
- a CDS encoding ABC transporter substrate-binding protein, which yields MKFRKIASLLTVAAVASAFAVGFGCKKKEEAPAGAPAAAGDTIKIGFLGALTGDVAMFGKPTLDGMKMAAEELNAAGGVLGKKIEIVEADNRGDKQEGASVTQKLISRDGVVAIVGDPTTGITKVAAPIAQKAQVVLLSAGATGPGVVENGDFIFRNTLLDSVAIPACIDFFAKDLGYKKVAIITSDNNDYSVGLSQTFRDAAKGKGVEIVADEKVKDGDKDFSAQITNIKGKKPDVIFFSGYYTEGALIMKEARKQGLKAKMFGGDGLFSPKLIELGGDAVEGTMSALGFSPEQASPVTAKFVEAYKKKFNGVEPGLFDAQGYDGVMMLADAMKRANSADPKVFKTALGQTKNYEGVSGTITIRENREPIKSPLALLEVKGGKFALKAKVPVKMD from the coding sequence ATGAAATTCAGGAAAATTGCATCGCTGCTGACCGTTGCCGCAGTAGCCTCGGCCTTTGCGGTGGGCTTTGGCTGCAAGAAGAAGGAAGAAGCTCCGGCCGGCGCCCCGGCTGCCGCCGGCGACACCATCAAGATCGGCTTCCTCGGCGCCCTGACCGGCGACGTGGCCATGTTCGGCAAGCCGACCCTCGACGGCATGAAGATGGCCGCTGAAGAACTCAACGCAGCAGGCGGCGTTCTCGGCAAGAAGATCGAGATCGTCGAGGCCGATAACCGTGGCGACAAGCAGGAAGGTGCCTCGGTCACCCAAAAGCTCATCAGCCGTGACGGCGTAGTTGCCATCGTTGGCGACCCCACCACCGGCATTACCAAGGTTGCCGCTCCCATTGCCCAGAAGGCCCAGGTGGTACTCCTCTCCGCCGGCGCCACGGGCCCCGGCGTCGTGGAAAACGGCGATTTCATCTTCCGCAACACCCTGCTGGACAGCGTCGCCATCCCGGCCTGCATCGACTTCTTCGCCAAGGACCTGGGCTACAAGAAGGTTGCGATCATCACCTCCGACAACAACGATTACAGCGTGGGCCTCTCCCAGACCTTCCGCGACGCCGCCAAGGGCAAGGGTGTTGAAATCGTTGCCGACGAGAAGGTAAAGGACGGCGACAAGGACTTCAGCGCCCAGATCACCAACATCAAGGGCAAGAAGCCCGATGTTATCTTCTTCTCCGGCTACTACACCGAGGGTGCCCTCATCATGAAGGAAGCCCGCAAGCAGGGCCTCAAGGCCAAGATGTTCGGTGGCGACGGCCTCTTCTCGCCGAAGCTGATCGAGCTGGGCGGCGATGCGGTTGAGGGCACCATGTCCGCCCTCGGCTTCTCTCCCGAGCAGGCTTCTCCGGTTACCGCCAAGTTCGTCGAGGCGTACAAGAAGAAGTTCAACGGCGTCGAACCGGGTCTCTTCGACGCTCAGGGATATGACGGCGTCATGATGCTGGCCGATGCCATGAAGCGTGCCAACAGCGCAGATCCGAAGGTGTTCAAGACCGCCCTCGGCCAGACCAAGAACTATGAAGGGGTCTCGGGGACCATCACCATCCGCGAGAACCGCGAGCCGATCAAGTCGCCGCTGGCCCTTCTGGAAGTAAAGGGTGGGAAGTTCGCCCTGAAGGCCAAGGTTCCGGTCAAGATGGACTAA
- a CDS encoding membrane protein: MGFKKSLIAVTATAAIAASAVPALALENEFHGMFRLKGVVNNFNATPVIRLHGTVDTPLGYGFYDPQGKEKDVPTATYLEQRARLMYIAKANDDLKLVTHFEIDSRWGDTSYTSGRNRGGAIGADTVNIETKSVYLDFNLPATGVNFKVGIQPYNDAFKGVLFDADMAGVLASRTFGDLDASAGFFRFDDKGTVPGKKTRDMFAATGKYAVTKDIKVGGAYYFIDDDRSEDDGFSLPYLFQEQGFTNTYHNVGVNAEATFGPVTVDGFFLYQFGTLRAPANRHVSAFAGNVGARAQVGPGTARTEFLYVSGDKGGSGTTNAFQSVQDEHGYYGGNMQILFRDAYAMTIDNAIVYTTNNKDQGVIAGFVGYDLPITSKFSASANAGFAAVAKKNGNTSNADNSKYLGTEINASLEYKMFDNMSAIARGAYVVLGDYYSGVAAGGQDPDDPYMASLILNYAF; this comes from the coding sequence ATGGGTTTCAAGAAATCGCTCATCGCAGTCACCGCAACGGCGGCCATCGCCGCCTCCGCCGTCCCGGCCCTGGCCCTGGAGAACGAGTTCCACGGCATGTTCCGGCTGAAAGGTGTCGTTAACAACTTTAACGCTACACCTGTGATCAGATTGCATGGAACCGTTGATACGCCGCTCGGATATGGTTTTTATGATCCGCAAGGCAAGGAAAAGGACGTGCCTACCGCCACTTACCTTGAGCAGCGCGCCCGTCTCATGTACATTGCCAAGGCTAACGACGACCTGAAGTTGGTAACCCACTTCGAGATCGACTCCCGCTGGGGCGACACCTCGTATACCTCCGGCCGCAACCGCGGCGGTGCGATCGGGGCCGATACGGTGAACATTGAAACCAAGAGCGTCTACCTTGACTTCAACCTGCCTGCTACCGGCGTAAATTTCAAGGTGGGTATCCAGCCCTACAATGATGCATTCAAAGGGGTACTCTTCGACGCCGACATGGCAGGAGTTCTCGCATCCCGTACGTTCGGCGACCTCGATGCGTCGGCCGGTTTCTTCCGGTTCGACGACAAAGGGACGGTGCCCGGCAAGAAGACCCGTGACATGTTCGCCGCCACCGGCAAGTACGCCGTGACCAAAGACATTAAGGTCGGTGGCGCCTACTACTTCATTGACGATGACCGCAGCGAAGACGATGGATTCTCACTGCCCTACCTTTTCCAAGAGCAAGGTTTCACGAACACCTATCACAACGTTGGCGTGAATGCCGAGGCCACCTTTGGTCCGGTGACCGTGGACGGTTTCTTCCTCTACCAGTTCGGCACCCTCCGTGCGCCGGCTAACCGCCACGTCAGTGCCTTTGCCGGTAACGTGGGTGCTCGCGCTCAGGTGGGCCCCGGCACCGCGCGGACGGAATTCCTCTATGTTTCCGGCGATAAGGGCGGCAGCGGCACCACCAATGCTTTCCAGAGCGTTCAAGATGAGCACGGCTATTATGGCGGCAACATGCAGATCCTTTTCCGTGACGCCTATGCCATGACCATCGATAATGCCATCGTTTATACCACGAACAATAAAGATCAGGGTGTAATCGCCGGCTTCGTGGGCTATGACCTCCCCATTACCTCCAAGTTTTCGGCCAGCGCCAATGCCGGCTTTGCCGCCGTTGCCAAGAAGAACGGCAATACCTCCAACGCGGACAACAGCAAGTACCTCGGCACGGAAATCAATGCCAGCCTTGAGTACAAAATGTTTGATAACATGAGCGCCATTGCCCGCGGTGCGTATGTCGTTCTCGGCGACTATTACAGCGGCGTTGCCGCCGGTGGCCAGGACCCCGACGATCCCTACATGGCTTCGCTCATTCTGAACTACGCGTTCTAA
- a CDS encoding basic amino acid ABC transporter substrate-binding protein, with protein sequence MNLVRRTLMVLTLAAVCLTAAVPRQAEAAGRTVTVATDATWPPMEMVDANKKIVGFDIDFMNAIAKEAGFAVQFKNTAWDGIFAGLGAGRYDAIISSVTITEERKKQYDFSDPYINIGQILVVPKTEKATNLSGLKGKKVGAQIGTTGAFEIKKVQGVELKNYDEIGLAFEDMAAGRIVGVVCDEPTAAHYALQKAEYKNKFKIVGKSFTAESYGIVVKKGDKELLALINKGIKAVKAKKVDEQLRKKWLR encoded by the coding sequence ATGAACCTCGTGCGTCGTACCCTGATGGTACTCACGCTGGCCGCAGTGTGTCTGACGGCCGCAGTTCCCCGGCAGGCCGAGGCCGCGGGCCGTACGGTAACCGTTGCCACGGATGCCACCTGGCCGCCCATGGAAATGGTTGACGCCAACAAGAAGATTGTCGGCTTCGACATCGATTTCATGAACGCCATCGCCAAGGAAGCGGGTTTCGCCGTCCAGTTCAAAAACACCGCCTGGGACGGCATCTTCGCGGGGCTCGGCGCAGGCCGTTATGACGCCATCATTTCCTCCGTCACCATCACCGAAGAGCGGAAAAAGCAGTATGATTTCTCCGACCCCTACATCAATATCGGCCAGATTCTCGTGGTGCCCAAGACCGAGAAGGCGACAAACCTCTCCGGCCTCAAGGGGAAGAAGGTGGGCGCCCAGATCGGCACCACCGGCGCCTTTGAAATCAAGAAGGTGCAGGGCGTCGAGCTCAAGAACTATGACGAAATCGGCCTGGCCTTCGAGGATATGGCCGCCGGCCGCATCGTCGGCGTGGTCTGCGACGAGCCTACCGCGGCCCACTATGCTCTCCAGAAGGCCGAGTACAAGAACAAGTTCAAGATCGTGGGCAAGTCCTTTACCGCAGAGTCCTACGGCATCGTGGTGAAAAAGGGCGACAAGGAATTGCTCGCTCTGATCAACAAGGGCATCAAGGCCGTCAAGGCCAAGAAAGTTGACGAGCAACTCCGGAAGAAGTGGCTCAGATAA
- a CDS encoding amino acid ABC transporter permease codes for MVDQDRVRPAVVEVGDGAAIPSKSDIGLFTAWRIAFVGAIGILVVLTITKPDPYLNILKFVPDGILVTFQVTVGAILLALVIGLVAGLGRISSNRIINGIASLYVEIIRGIPLLVQLFYIYYALGRFVHVPDMASAIIAMAVCYGAYMGEVIRAGIQSIPKGQMEAARSLGMTKGQAMRHVILPQAAKVVLPPIGNEFIALLKDSSLVSILAVADILRRGREFASESFTYFETYTVIALVYLIITLFLSKLIGIMEERISAGS; via the coding sequence ATGGTTGATCAGGACAGGGTACGGCCGGCGGTTGTCGAGGTCGGTGACGGCGCAGCTATTCCGAGCAAAAGCGACATCGGGCTTTTCACTGCCTGGCGCATCGCCTTTGTCGGCGCGATCGGCATTCTGGTCGTTCTGACAATCACGAAGCCGGATCCCTATCTCAACATCCTCAAGTTCGTTCCCGACGGTATCCTGGTCACCTTCCAGGTTACCGTCGGGGCCATTCTCCTCGCTTTGGTCATCGGTCTTGTGGCCGGCCTTGGGCGCATCTCCTCCAACCGGATCATCAACGGCATCGCCTCTCTCTACGTGGAGATCATCCGCGGCATTCCGCTGCTGGTTCAACTCTTTTACATCTACTACGCCCTGGGCCGCTTCGTCCATGTCCCCGACATGGCAAGCGCCATCATCGCCATGGCCGTCTGTTACGGTGCCTACATGGGCGAGGTGATCAGGGCCGGCATCCAGTCGATTCCCAAGGGGCAGATGGAGGCGGCCCGTTCCCTCGGCATGACCAAGGGGCAGGCCATGCGCCACGTGATCCTGCCCCAGGCCGCCAAAGTCGTGCTCCCCCCCATCGGTAACGAATTCATCGCTCTACTCAAGGATTCCTCGCTGGTGTCCATACTGGCGGTTGCCGATATCCTGCGCCGGGGACGGGAGTTCGCCTCGGAGAGCTTCACCTATTTCGAGACCTATACGGTCATTGCCCTCGTCTATTTGATCATTACCCTCTTCTTGTCAAAGCTTATCGGAATCATGGAGGAACGGATCAGTGCGGGGAGCTGA
- a CDS encoding efflux RND transporter periplasmic adaptor subunit, which yields MIRTITYGILALLAMTLLVACSKGNGSREAGGEAGHGPVQMTAWSDRTEVFLEHPELEPGKGATLLIYLTRTADWKPLASSEVHLVITPPAGTPLTVAAKGTKPGLYRAEATFPAKGAYRLTVVIGGSQGEQIELPSLLVGEGHDHGEGEHKETAASDRKEGTPHDRDDHGDHAAETKQGGGKEPAHAEHDDHDEHAGHGGHDSHDDHEGEQAHDETGKAHAHAASGAVGAITLTKEQQWAVAFGVAEPRRMDMASGLTAVGELVPVATAEAVVAAPLAGVVSPTRALPFPGKRVAKGEVIAVIDPPASLGGGMTQLAADHAQAMSRLTLAQAEYDRAKRLVEGKIAARKRLEEAEASLEAARAVATPLETAMKSVQGGSGGRITVRAPVSGTVVEVPAVNGSGVAPGQTLVRIVDTGRLWLRVNLPATDLGKVGRPAAAGTTFTVTGLPGEFHTSGLVSDGTVVDPQTRTLPLVFAVENRSGNLKAGMFARVTIRTGTAKGVLAVPKEALFEDEGRWFAFVQISGITFDRREVQIGTEDQGMIQIVSGLDEHDRLVVKGGYYVKLASQGGATADPHAGHGH from the coding sequence ATGATACGCACGATAACATACGGAATCCTGGCGCTGCTGGCCATGACGCTGCTGGTCGCCTGCAGCAAGGGAAACGGCAGCCGGGAAGCCGGCGGCGAGGCCGGCCACGGGCCGGTGCAGATGACCGCCTGGTCGGACCGGACAGAGGTCTTTCTGGAGCATCCCGAGCTTGAACCGGGCAAAGGGGCGACGCTCCTCATCTATCTGACCCGCACGGCCGACTGGAAGCCCCTGGCGTCATCGGAGGTGCACCTGGTCATAACCCCGCCCGCGGGAACCCCTCTGACGGTGGCCGCCAAAGGGACCAAGCCGGGACTCTATCGGGCCGAAGCAACCTTCCCCGCCAAAGGCGCCTACCGGCTAACGGTGGTGATCGGCGGCTCCCAGGGGGAACAGATCGAACTCCCCTCTCTCCTGGTTGGGGAAGGACATGACCACGGCGAGGGCGAGCACAAGGAGACGGCCGCGAGTGACCGGAAGGAGGGAACTCCCCACGACCGCGACGACCACGGGGACCACGCCGCGGAGACGAAGCAGGGCGGAGGAAAAGAGCCCGCCCATGCCGAACATGACGACCACGATGAGCATGCCGGGCATGGCGGACACGACAGCCATGACGACCATGAGGGAGAGCAGGCGCACGACGAAACCGGCAAAGCCCATGCACACGCCGCCTCGGGAGCCGTCGGCGCCATCACCCTGACCAAGGAGCAGCAGTGGGCCGTGGCCTTCGGCGTGGCCGAGCCGAGACGAATGGATATGGCCAGTGGCCTCACGGCGGTCGGCGAACTGGTGCCGGTGGCCACGGCCGAGGCGGTAGTGGCCGCTCCCCTGGCAGGGGTCGTCTCCCCGACCCGCGCCCTTCCCTTCCCCGGCAAGCGGGTGGCAAAGGGCGAGGTGATCGCGGTGATCGATCCTCCGGCAAGCCTTGGCGGAGGCATGACCCAGCTGGCCGCCGACCATGCCCAGGCCATGAGCCGTCTCACCCTGGCCCAGGCCGAGTACGATCGGGCCAAGCGGCTGGTGGAGGGAAAGATTGCCGCCCGCAAGCGGCTTGAGGAGGCCGAGGCGTCCCTGGAGGCGGCCCGCGCCGTCGCAACACCCCTGGAGACTGCCATGAAGAGCGTTCAGGGGGGGAGCGGCGGACGGATTACCGTGCGCGCGCCGGTCTCGGGCACCGTGGTCGAGGTCCCTGCCGTGAACGGCAGCGGGGTAGCCCCTGGCCAGACCCTGGTCCGCATCGTGGATACCGGCCGGCTCTGGCTCCGGGTGAACCTCCCGGCAACGGACCTGGGCAAGGTTGGACGCCCCGCGGCCGCTGGGACTACCTTCACCGTAACGGGACTGCCGGGAGAATTCCACACCAGCGGCCTCGTCTCCGACGGGACGGTGGTGGATCCCCAGACCCGGACTCTCCCGCTGGTCTTCGCCGTGGAAAACCGCAGCGGCAACCTCAAGGCAGGTATGTTCGCCCGGGTCACCATCCGGACCGGTACGGCCAAAGGTGTCCTGGCCGTACCGAAAGAGGCCCTCTTCGAGGACGAAGGTCGCTGGTTCGCCTTCGTCCAGATCTCGGGAATCACCTTTGACCGCCGGGAGGTGCAGATCGGAACCGAAGACCAGGGGATGATCCAGATCGTATCGGGGCTCGACGAGCATGACCGGCTGGTGGTGAAGGGGGGCTACTACGTGAAGCTCGCTTCCCAGGGCGGGGCTACCGCCGACCCCCATGCCGGTCACGGCCACTAA
- a CDS encoding amino acid ABC transporter ATP-binding protein, which yields MVEVRDVSKNFGGLRALDRVTFDVKEGEKVVIIGPSGSGKSTLLRSLNKLEQIDTGRIVVDGIDLYGQGTDINKLREEVGMVFQSFNLFPHKTVLQNITLAQCVVRQRSASEATEKAMGLLRKVGLEEKAGAYPAKLSGGQQQRVAIARALAMDPKLMLFDEPTSALDPEMIGEVLDVMKSLAREGMTMVVVTHEMGFAREVADRVIFMDAGRIVEEGTPEHFFRNPTHERTKLFLSQIL from the coding sequence ATGGTAGAAGTACGCGACGTCAGCAAGAACTTCGGCGGGCTCAGGGCCCTCGACCGGGTAACGTTTGACGTGAAGGAAGGAGAGAAGGTGGTCATCATCGGCCCTTCCGGGTCGGGCAAGAGCACTCTTCTCCGTTCGCTGAACAAGCTGGAGCAGATCGACACGGGACGGATCGTGGTGGACGGCATTGATCTCTATGGCCAGGGGACCGACATCAACAAGTTGCGGGAAGAAGTGGGCATGGTGTTCCAGTCCTTCAACCTGTTTCCCCACAAGACCGTCCTGCAAAATATCACTCTGGCCCAGTGCGTCGTGCGCCAACGGAGCGCGTCCGAGGCGACAGAAAAAGCCATGGGGCTTCTGCGCAAAGTGGGACTGGAGGAGAAGGCGGGCGCCTATCCGGCCAAGCTTTCCGGCGGTCAGCAGCAGCGGGTCGCCATCGCCCGAGCCCTGGCCATGGACCCGAAGCTCATGCTCTTCGACGAGCCCACGTCAGCCCTTGATCCCGAGATGATCGGGGAGGTGCTCGACGTCATGAAGAGTCTCGCCCGTGAGGGAATGACCATGGTGGTCGTTACCCACGAAATGGGTTTTGCCCGTGAGGTTGCCGACCGGGTCATTTTCATGGACGCGGGCAGGATCGTGGAGGAGGGGACACCCGAGCACTTCTTCCGGAATCCGACCCACGAACGGACCAAGCTGTTCCTGAGCCAGATACTCTGA
- a CDS encoding DMT family transporter codes for MNKAKAIVALLLTTFFWGITFTIVKDAVAQVDVFVFLAQRFLMAVVLLVPFCACRRVPLTMQTVRHGLFLGLFLFGSYAFQTMALRFTTASNTGFLTGLSVVLVPMLGALLFRQAVSQGIKWGVALAVPGLFLLCTNGAFVLNIGDMLAAICAVCVSLHLILTGKFARDNDVWWLTAMQLSTVALLSFLVAEVGGHRTMAWHPEILWALLICAVFATVFAFLVQTSMQRFLSPAHTALIFCLEPVFAALYAFWAADERLGTLGYLGALLILAGMVISELAPSGESPEASTAT; via the coding sequence GTGAATAAAGCAAAAGCCATTGTAGCCCTACTCCTCACCACCTTCTTCTGGGGGATCACTTTTACCATCGTCAAGGACGCCGTGGCGCAGGTTGACGTCTTTGTCTTCCTGGCCCAGCGGTTCCTCATGGCCGTGGTGCTCCTCGTGCCCTTCTGCGCCTGCCGCCGCGTGCCGCTCACCATGCAGACCGTCCGCCACGGCCTGTTTCTCGGCCTGTTCCTGTTCGGCTCCTATGCCTTCCAGACCATGGCACTCCGGTTCACCACCGCGTCGAACACGGGCTTTCTCACGGGTCTCAGCGTAGTACTCGTTCCCATGCTGGGTGCGCTTCTCTTCAGGCAGGCCGTCTCGCAGGGGATCAAGTGGGGGGTGGCCCTGGCCGTACCCGGCCTGTTCCTCCTCTGCACCAACGGCGCGTTTGTCCTGAACATCGGCGACATGCTGGCCGCCATCTGTGCCGTCTGCGTCTCCCTCCACCTGATACTTACAGGGAAGTTTGCCCGCGATAACGATGTGTGGTGGCTTACTGCCATGCAGTTGAGCACAGTGGCACTCCTGAGCTTCCTTGTTGCCGAGGTCGGCGGCCACCGGACCATGGCCTGGCACCCGGAAATTCTCTGGGCGCTGCTGATCTGCGCCGTCTTTGCCACGGTGTTCGCCTTTCTGGTTCAGACATCCATGCAGCGCTTCCTCAGTCCGGCGCACACCGCCCTCATCTTTTGCCTGGAACCCGTCTTCGCGGCTCTCTACGCCTTCTGGGCCGCCGACGAACGCCTCGGCACCCTCGGCTACCTGGGCGCGCTCCTCATTCTTGCGGGTATGGTAATTTCGGAGCTTGCACCCAGCGGCGAATCCCCTGAAGCGTCAACGGCGACCTGA
- a CDS encoding efflux RND transporter permease subunit: MLDRIIRLSIENRLIVVVLSALILVVGTLVALRMPVDVLPDLTAPTVTIMTEAQGMAPEELETLVTMPVESAVNGATGVRRVRSYTVAGLSTVWVEFTWGTDIYRARQVVNEKMQGLAASLPAGVMPTLTPISSIMGEVMYIGLTSDRHSPMELKETADFAVRRRLLAVPGVSQVVVLGGEKRQYQVELDPLGLASFGISVGEVLEAVRGNNENFAAGIMKSGGQDYLIRGVGRYQTADDLGRVVVSTRNGIPVLVRDIARVAVGSAVRVGDASVDTKPGILISVAKHPETNTLTLTGLLDGKLAEIRKGLPAGMELRGDIFRQSDFIQRAMDNIRKVLVEGAVLVVAIIFLFLGSMRTTFISIVAMPLSLIFAIFTLRLFDISINTMTLGGMAIAIGVIVDDAIIDVENVYRRLRENGAKPEARREPAGKVIFDASKEIRSSIVNATLIIVLVFLPLFFLSGVEGRLLKPLGISYMVSIGASLLVALTVTPALCSYLLPRARFLDRHDEGRVFTWLQNAYGPVLNLALTRQNLVMGLAAAAFILSLVPLSLAGRSFLPPFNEGSLTITLATPPGTSLEQSVDIAARVETLVKGHPNVTLTARRTGRGDLDEHGKPPNASEIEAQLDLKGRTLEEVIGELRHLTGGIPGTIVSFGQPISHRIDHMMSGTAANIAIKIYGPELFRLRSVAQDIQRTIAGVPGLEDLSVEQQVDVPQLRVIPDREAMARYNLSVSAVAEAVETATAGTVVTRTLEKDRTYEVMVRFPDEARAAGISVAGILVDAPDGVKVPLAAVAQVTSAKGPNAISRENVQRKIVVQANVSGRDLRSVFEEARGRIEAGVKLPEGYFIEYGGQFESEAEATRMIGLLSLVSFLFIGLVLYLEFRSFRDVGIVMVNLPLAFIGGILAVFITGGVINVSTLVGFITLFGIAVRNGILLVSHYRHLMVEGLQLAEAVDRGSRERLRPVVMTALAAGLALIPFAVAAHKPGNEILSPLAIVILGGLLSSTVLNMVVLPSLYRRFGRG; the protein is encoded by the coding sequence ATGCTTGATCGTATAATCCGCTTATCCATAGAAAACCGCCTCATCGTGGTGGTCCTGTCGGCCCTCATCCTGGTGGTGGGGACCCTCGTGGCCCTCAGGATGCCGGTGGACGTCCTGCCCGACCTGACGGCGCCGACCGTCACCATCATGACAGAAGCCCAAGGGATGGCCCCCGAGGAGCTGGAAACCCTGGTGACCATGCCGGTCGAAAGCGCCGTGAACGGCGCCACCGGGGTGCGTCGGGTTCGATCCTACACGGTTGCCGGCCTCTCCACCGTCTGGGTTGAATTTACCTGGGGCACCGACATCTACCGGGCCCGCCAGGTGGTGAACGAAAAAATGCAGGGCCTAGCCGCATCGCTCCCGGCCGGGGTGATGCCGACCCTCACCCCCATCTCCTCCATCATGGGGGAGGTGATGTACATCGGCCTCACCAGCGACCGCCACAGCCCCATGGAGTTGAAGGAGACAGCCGATTTCGCTGTCCGGCGCCGGCTTCTGGCAGTCCCCGGCGTCTCCCAGGTAGTGGTCCTGGGGGGCGAAAAGCGGCAGTACCAAGTGGAACTGGACCCGCTAGGACTCGCCTCATTCGGGATTTCGGTAGGCGAGGTCCTGGAAGCGGTTCGGGGGAACAACGAGAACTTCGCCGCCGGCATCATGAAGAGCGGCGGCCAGGACTACCTGATCCGCGGCGTGGGACGCTACCAGACCGCCGATGACTTGGGACGGGTTGTTGTCTCGACTCGCAACGGCATCCCGGTTCTGGTGCGGGATATTGCCCGCGTGGCCGTGGGTTCGGCCGTGAGGGTGGGAGATGCCAGCGTCGATACCAAGCCGGGGATTCTCATCTCCGTGGCCAAGCACCCGGAAACCAACACCCTGACCCTGACGGGACTGCTCGACGGAAAGCTGGCCGAGATCCGCAAAGGTCTCCCCGCCGGCATGGAGCTGCGGGGTGACATCTTCCGCCAGTCCGATTTCATCCAGCGGGCTATGGACAACATCCGCAAGGTCCTGGTGGAGGGGGCGGTGCTGGTGGTGGCCATCATCTTCCTGTTTCTGGGAAGCATGCGCACCACCTTCATTTCCATCGTGGCCATGCCCTTGTCGCTCATCTTCGCCATCTTCACCCTGCGGCTCTTCGACATCTCCATCAACACCATGACCCTGGGGGGAATGGCCATCGCCATCGGCGTCATCGTGGACGATGCCATCATCGACGTGGAGAACGTCTACCGGCGGCTGCGGGAGAACGGCGCCAAGCCCGAAGCCCGGCGGGAGCCCGCCGGCAAGGTGATCTTCGATGCTTCCAAGGAGATTCGTTCTTCCATCGTCAACGCCACCCTCATCATCGTCCTGGTGTTCCTCCCCCTCTTCTTCCTCTCCGGCGTAGAGGGCCGGCTCCTGAAACCCCTGGGGATCTCCTACATGGTTTCCATCGGTGCTTCGCTCCTGGTGGCCCTCACCGTCACCCCGGCCCTCTGCTCCTACCTCCTCCCCCGGGCGCGTTTTCTCGATCGCCACGACGAGGGCCGGGTCTTCACCTGGCTTCAGAACGCCTACGGGCCGGTCCTCAACCTCGCGCTCACCCGGCAGAACCTGGTCATGGGGCTCGCGGCAGCGGCCTTCATCCTCTCCCTCGTCCCCCTGTCCCTGGCCGGCCGCTCATTCCTGCCGCCCTTCAACGAAGGATCGCTCACCATCACGCTTGCCACCCCCCCCGGCACGTCCCTGGAGCAGTCGGTGGACATCGCCGCCCGGGTGGAAACGCTGGTGAAGGGACACCCCAACGTGACCCTCACGGCCCGCCGCACCGGCCGGGGAGATCTGGACGAACACGGCAAGCCCCCCAACGCCTCGGAGATCGAGGCCCAGCTGGACCTGAAAGGGCGCACCCTGGAAGAGGTCATCGGCGAATTGCGCCACCTGACCGGCGGAATTCCCGGCACGATCGTCTCCTTCGGCCAGCCCATCAGCCATCGGATCGATCACATGATGTCGGGCACCGCCGCCAATATCGCCATCAAGATCTACGGGCCGGAACTCTTCCGGCTCCGGAGCGTCGCCCAGGATATCCAGCGAACCATCGCCGGGGTGCCGGGGCTGGAAGATCTGTCGGTGGAGCAGCAGGTTGACGTGCCACAGCTACGGGTGATCCCCGATCGCGAGGCCATGGCCCGGTACAATCTCTCCGTGTCAGCCGTTGCCGAAGCGGTGGAGACCGCCACCGCCGGCACCGTGGTGACGAGGACCCTGGAGAAGGACCGGACCTACGAGGTCATGGTCCGCTTCCCCGATGAAGCACGGGCGGCGGGGATATCCGTGGCCGGCATTCTGGTGGATGCGCCGGACGGGGTGAAGGTTCCCCTCGCCGCCGTTGCCCAGGTAACCAGCGCCAAGGGGCCCAACGCCATCAGCCGGGAAAACGTCCAGCGCAAGATCGTGGTCCAGGCCAATGTGTCCGGGCGCGACCTGAGGAGCGTCTTCGAGGAGGCGCGGGGGCGGATCGAGGCGGGCGTGAAGCTTCCGGAAGGGTACTTCATCGAATACGGCGGCCAGTTCGAGAGCGAAGCCGAGGCGACCCGTATGATCGGGCTCCTCTCCCTGGTGTCGTTCCTCTTTATAGGGCTGGTCCTCTACCTGGAGTTCCGCTCATTCCGCGACGTGGGAATCGTCATGGTCAACCTGCCGCTCGCATTCATCGGCGGGATACTGGCGGTCTTCATCACCGGCGGGGTCATCAACGTCTCAACCCTCGTCGGCTTCATCACCCTGTTCGGCATCGCGGTCCGCAACGGGATTCTTCTGGTATCGCACTACCGACACCTGATGGTGGAGGGGCTGCAGCTGGCAGAGGCGGTCGACCGCGGATCCCGGGAGCGGCTCCGGCCGGTGGTCATGACGGCCCTGGCCGCCGGGCTGGCGCTCATTCCCTTTGCCGTGGCCGCCCACAAGCCGGGGAACGAGATTCTCTCGCCGCTTGCCATTGTCATTCTCGGCGGGCTGCTGAGTTCCACGGTGCTGAACATGGTAGTCCTGCCGTCGCTCTACCGGCGGTTCGGACGGGGATGA